Proteins co-encoded in one Kutzneria chonburiensis genomic window:
- the hemB gene encoding porphobilinogen synthase: MFPTHRPRRLRRTPAMRRLVSEIDVRPRQLILPMFVKEGATEPIPIASMPGVVQHTRDTLRKAAVEAVQAGVGGLMVYGVPLKHDAVGSGATDPNGILNVALRDLRSELGDDTVLMSDLCLDEFTDHGHCGVLDSDGAVDNDATLRIYADMAIEQARSGAHMVGTSGMMDGQVGVIREALDEAGYLDTGILAYAVKYASAFYGPFREAVGSQLKGDRKTYQQDPANAREALRELSLDIAEGADIVMVKPGLPYLDVLRTVADNSEVPVAVYQVSGEYAMVEAAAANGWLDRQRSIMESLTSLRRAGADMILTYWAAEAAKWL, encoded by the coding sequence GTGTTCCCCACTCATCGTCCTCGGCGGCTGCGCCGCACCCCGGCCATGCGCCGTCTGGTCAGCGAGATCGACGTCCGGCCGCGCCAGCTGATCCTGCCGATGTTCGTCAAGGAGGGGGCGACGGAGCCGATCCCGATTGCCTCCATGCCCGGCGTCGTCCAGCACACCCGCGACACGCTGCGCAAGGCCGCCGTCGAGGCCGTGCAGGCCGGTGTCGGTGGTCTGATGGTGTACGGCGTGCCGCTCAAGCACGACGCCGTCGGCTCCGGCGCGACCGACCCCAACGGCATTCTCAACGTGGCCCTGCGCGACCTGCGCAGCGAGCTCGGCGACGACACCGTGCTGATGTCCGACCTGTGCCTCGACGAGTTCACCGACCACGGCCACTGCGGCGTGCTGGACTCCGACGGCGCCGTGGACAACGACGCCACCCTGCGCATCTATGCCGACATGGCCATCGAGCAGGCCCGTTCGGGCGCGCACATGGTCGGCACCAGCGGCATGATGGACGGCCAGGTCGGCGTGATCCGCGAGGCGCTGGACGAGGCCGGCTACCTGGACACCGGGATCCTGGCCTACGCGGTCAAGTACGCCTCGGCGTTCTACGGCCCGTTCCGCGAGGCCGTCGGGTCCCAGCTCAAGGGCGATCGCAAGACGTACCAACAGGATCCGGCCAACGCGCGGGAGGCGCTGCGCGAGCTGTCGTTGGACATCGCCGAGGGCGCGGACATCGTGATGGTCAAGCCCGGCCTGCCCTACCTGGACGTGCTGCGGACCGTCGCCGACAACTCGGAGGTCCCGGTCGCGGTCTACCAGGTGTCCGGCGAGTACGCGATGGTCGAGGCGGCGGCGGCCAACGGTTGGCTGGACCGTCAGCGTTCGATCATGGAGTCGCTGACCTCGCTCCGCCGGGCCGGCGCTGACATGATCCTCACCTACTGGGCTGCCGAAGCCGCGAAGTGGCTATGA
- a CDS encoding efflux RND transporter periplasmic adaptor subunit, giving the protein MSRIRLRLTRRRVIIIVAAVVVATGGGVAWAATRPTADATTTSFATATTATLKQTVSSSGTIAPAQQQNLNFAVSGQVTGVTATVGQQVSAGQALATVNSAALAANVAEAQATVSTDQARLSSDQTAGASSAQIAADQAAVTAAQNSLTNAQNALGEATLTSPIDGTVASVNLTVGQQVSGGSTSSSSGSGSGGGGGQGGGTGGGGQGGGASTGSSGSSSASSSSAQVVVISTNTYVVNASVDDTEVGLVKNGEQATITANGSQEPVYGTVTSVAMLASSSSTVPSYPVSIAVTGTPAGLHPGASATVAITVKQVTDAVVVPTAAIHYENGNAVVYQMDAGKQVSKQVTTGMTSGGQTQITEGLSDGDQVVIPSRTTGTGTTGTGRGTGGTGGTGGRGTGGTGGFGGGGFGGGTGGFGGGTGGFGGGARQGNGG; this is encoded by the coding sequence TTGTCGAGAATTCGACTGCGCCTGACCAGACGGCGGGTGATCATCATCGTGGCCGCCGTGGTGGTGGCCACCGGCGGCGGCGTCGCGTGGGCCGCGACCAGGCCCACCGCCGACGCCACCACGACGTCGTTCGCCACCGCGACCACCGCGACGCTGAAGCAGACCGTCTCGTCCTCCGGCACCATTGCGCCGGCGCAGCAACAGAACCTGAACTTCGCGGTGTCCGGCCAGGTCACCGGGGTGACCGCGACGGTGGGCCAGCAGGTGAGCGCCGGGCAGGCGCTGGCCACGGTGAACTCGGCCGCGCTGGCCGCGAACGTCGCCGAGGCGCAGGCGACCGTCTCCACCGATCAGGCCCGGCTGAGCTCCGACCAGACCGCCGGGGCGTCCAGCGCGCAGATCGCGGCCGACCAGGCCGCGGTCACCGCCGCGCAGAACTCCCTGACCAACGCCCAGAACGCGCTCGGTGAAGCCACGCTGACCTCGCCCATCGACGGCACGGTCGCCTCCGTGAACCTGACGGTCGGGCAGCAGGTCTCCGGCGGCAGCACGTCCTCGTCCAGCGGCAGCGGCTCGGGCGGCGGTGGCGGCCAGGGCGGCGGCACCGGCGGCGGGGGCCAGGGCGGCGGCGCCTCGACCGGATCGTCCGGTTCTTCCAGTGCCAGCAGCAGTTCCGCGCAGGTCGTGGTGATCTCCACCAACACCTACGTGGTCAACGCCAGCGTGGACGACACCGAGGTCGGCCTGGTCAAGAACGGCGAGCAGGCGACCATCACGGCCAACGGCAGCCAGGAGCCGGTGTACGGCACGGTCACCTCGGTGGCCATGCTGGCCAGCTCCTCCTCGACGGTGCCGAGCTACCCGGTGTCGATCGCCGTCACCGGCACGCCGGCCGGCCTGCACCCGGGGGCCAGTGCGACCGTGGCGATCACGGTCAAGCAGGTCACCGACGCCGTGGTGGTGCCGACCGCCGCGATCCACTACGAGAACGGCAACGCGGTCGTCTACCAGATGGACGCGGGCAAGCAGGTCTCCAAGCAGGTCACCACCGGCATGACCTCCGGCGGCCAGACCCAGATCACCGAGGGCCTCAGTGACGGCGACCAGGTCGTGATTCCCAGCCGTACCACCGGAACCGGGACGACCGGCACCGGCCGTGGCACCGGGGGAACCGGCGGGACCGGCGGCCGTGGCACCGGCGGCACCGGTGGCTTCGGGGGCGGCGGTTTCGGCGGCGGCACGGGCGGGTTCGGCGGTGGCACCGGTGGCTTCGGCGGCGGGGCTCGCCAGGGGAACGGCGGCTGA
- a CDS encoding ABC transporter permease — MLGILIGIAAVILTVGLGEGAQQQVSSAINALGTNLLVVTPGSTTTAGVRGGSGTASSLTASDATALGDKTVAPDIMAVAPSNSRSESLTAGSTNWTTSVVGTTTDWLSVRARTVSEGRFLSNQDISGEAANVVLGPSTAQELFGFADPVGRTVTIGTIPFTVVGVLASEGTSSAQNQDDQAVVPISTASDRLFGGATRTSVQSIYVEATSADTLSAAYQEATQELLTLHHVTDPTAADFTIASQESLLTTATSVSKTLTILLGGVAALSLLVGGIGVMNIMLVSVTERIREIGLRKALGASPTLIRRQFLVEASVLGLAGGILGALLGIVGALVLPGLISSTITVSPTATVLAILTSIAIGMAFGVYPASRAARLAPIDALRSE, encoded by the coding sequence ATGCTCGGCATCCTGATCGGCATCGCCGCCGTGATTCTGACGGTCGGTCTCGGTGAAGGCGCGCAGCAGCAGGTCAGCAGTGCCATCAACGCCTTGGGCACCAACCTGCTCGTCGTCACGCCGGGCAGCACGACGACCGCCGGCGTGCGGGGCGGCTCCGGCACCGCGTCCTCGCTCACCGCGAGCGACGCGACGGCGTTGGGGGACAAGACGGTCGCGCCGGACATCATGGCCGTGGCCCCGAGCAACAGCCGCTCCGAGTCGCTGACCGCCGGCTCCACCAACTGGACGACCTCCGTCGTCGGCACGACCACGGACTGGCTGAGCGTGCGGGCCCGGACCGTCTCGGAAGGACGGTTCCTCAGCAATCAGGACATCAGCGGCGAAGCGGCCAACGTCGTGCTCGGACCGTCGACCGCCCAGGAGTTGTTCGGCTTCGCCGACCCGGTCGGGCGCACGGTGACCATCGGGACCATCCCGTTCACGGTGGTCGGTGTGCTGGCTTCCGAGGGAACCTCGTCCGCGCAGAACCAGGACGACCAGGCGGTGGTGCCGATCAGCACCGCCTCCGACCGGCTCTTCGGCGGCGCGACCCGCACCTCGGTGCAGTCGATCTACGTGGAGGCCACGTCCGCGGACACCCTGTCGGCCGCCTACCAGGAGGCCACCCAGGAGCTGCTGACCCTGCACCACGTGACCGACCCGACGGCCGCCGACTTCACCATCGCCAGCCAGGAGTCGCTGCTGACCACCGCGACCTCGGTCAGCAAGACGCTGACCATCCTGCTCGGCGGCGTGGCCGCGCTGTCCCTGCTGGTCGGCGGCATCGGCGTCATGAACATCATGCTGGTGTCGGTGACCGAGCGGATCCGCGAGATCGGCCTGCGCAAGGCGCTCGGCGCCAGCCCGACCCTGATCCGCCGGCAGTTCCTGGTGGAGGCGAGCGTGCTCGGCCTTGCCGGCGGCATACTGGGGGCGCTGCTGGGGATCGTGGGCGCGCTGGTGCTGCCGGGGCTGATCTCGTCGACCATCACCGTGTCCCCGACGGCCACCGTGTTGGCCATCCTGACCTCGATCGCCATCGGCATGGCCTTCGGTGTGTACCCGGCCAGCCGGGCCGCCCGACTGGCCCCG
- a CDS encoding ABC transporter ATP-binding protein, whose product MTTPIPPVIGGPKTVIGIQDVTKIYRTGSVEVAALGGVSLRIDEGEYVAIMGPSGSGKSTLMHIIGCLDVATDGSYFLAGEDVSGLTENELAVIRNKRIGFVFQQFNLLTSLTAWRNVELPLSYAGVPKAERKRRAVAELERVGLGDRVEHKPTELSGGQQSRVALARALVNAPALILADEPTGALDSKATADVLNVFSDLHRAGHTIVLITHEEDVAARAQRVVRLRDGLIESDAMNLVGGA is encoded by the coding sequence ATGACCACGCCGATCCCACCCGTGATCGGCGGCCCCAAGACGGTCATCGGCATCCAGGACGTCACCAAGATCTACCGCACCGGCTCGGTGGAAGTGGCCGCGCTCGGCGGTGTCTCGCTGCGGATCGACGAGGGCGAGTACGTGGCGATCATGGGCCCGTCCGGCTCCGGCAAGTCCACGCTGATGCACATCATCGGCTGCCTGGACGTGGCCACCGACGGCAGCTATTTCCTGGCCGGCGAGGACGTCAGCGGGCTGACCGAGAACGAGCTCGCGGTGATCCGCAACAAGCGCATCGGCTTCGTCTTCCAGCAGTTCAACCTGCTGACCTCGCTGACGGCCTGGCGCAACGTGGAGCTGCCGCTGAGCTACGCCGGCGTGCCCAAGGCCGAGCGCAAGCGCCGAGCCGTCGCCGAGCTGGAGCGAGTGGGCCTCGGCGACCGCGTCGAGCACAAGCCGACCGAGCTGTCCGGCGGCCAGCAGTCCCGCGTGGCGCTGGCCCGGGCCCTGGTCAACGCCCCGGCGCTGATCCTGGCCGACGAGCCGACCGGCGCGCTGGACTCCAAGGCCACCGCCGACGTGCTCAACGTCTTCTCCGACCTGCACCGCGCCGGCCACACCATCGTGCTCATCACGCACGAGGAGGACGTCGCCGCCCGGGCGCAGCGGGTCGTGCGGCTGCGGGACGGGCTCATCGAGTCCGACGCCATGAATCTCGTCGGGGGTGCCTGA
- a CDS encoding DUF3093 family protein has translation MTTRYAEPGSSFWPVLWAPGFALLGLAVEALSGSVHVLGWLLAAMVLAGVWALWVAARRRLRSVSLTDDVLRLGEEELPVADIAAVEDDEPEVAKVLGGGWTTPKGTGAVPLRLHDGKIVLAWARRPDELRAALRALLAA, from the coding sequence GTGACCACTCGCTACGCCGAGCCGGGCTCGTCGTTCTGGCCGGTGCTGTGGGCGCCGGGCTTCGCGCTGCTCGGCCTCGCCGTCGAGGCGCTGAGCGGCTCGGTGCACGTCCTCGGCTGGCTGCTGGCGGCGATGGTGCTGGCTGGCGTGTGGGCGCTGTGGGTGGCGGCGCGTCGGCGGCTGCGGTCGGTGTCGCTCACGGACGACGTTCTGCGGCTGGGCGAGGAAGAGCTCCCGGTTGCCGACATCGCCGCCGTCGAGGATGACGAGCCCGAGGTGGCCAAGGTGCTGGGTGGCGGCTGGACGACCCCGAAGGGCACCGGCGCCGTTCCGCTTCGTCTGCACGACGGCAAGATCGTGCTGGCCTGGGCCCGTCGCCCGGACGAGCTGAGGGCGGCGCTTCGGGCCTTGCTGGCGGCGTGA
- a CDS encoding glutamyl-tRNA reductase yields MSLLAVGVSHRTAEVRLLEKLAVSSDGMPKLLDELLNQDNVTEALLLSTCNRIEVYAVVDAFHGGLADVTSVLSRHSGIEVNELCEHFYVHYAAAAVEHLFSVAAGLDSMVVGEAQILGQLRGAYADADDAGTVGKTLHEVTQQALRAGKRVHAETAIDHAGASVVSEALADADRVLGGLAGRKALLVGAGSMGGLAAAHLRRAGIGEIVIANRTPANGDRLAAALTTEGVPARSVGLDRLDDEISATDVLLACTGAMDVVVGVDRFVPGSHRGPLVVCDLGLPRDVDPAVGDLDGVTLVDLETLQHRLATAPSALDTERARRIVADGVRDYLAGQRSAAVTPTVTALRRRAAEVVDAELLRLDSRLPDLDDSTRAELARTVRRVVDKLLHTPTVRVKELASSPGGAGYADALRELFELDPQAPRVVSTPRTVETEHGGGDR; encoded by the coding sequence ATGAGCCTGCTCGCGGTCGGTGTGTCCCACCGCACGGCCGAGGTGCGCCTGCTGGAGAAGCTGGCGGTGTCCTCGGACGGTATGCCCAAGCTGCTCGACGAGCTGCTGAACCAGGACAACGTCACCGAGGCGCTGCTGCTGTCGACGTGCAACCGGATCGAGGTGTACGCGGTCGTCGACGCCTTCCACGGCGGTCTGGCCGACGTCACCTCCGTGCTCTCGCGGCACTCCGGCATCGAGGTCAACGAGCTGTGCGAGCACTTCTACGTGCACTACGCCGCGGCCGCGGTCGAGCACCTGTTCTCGGTGGCCGCGGGCCTGGACTCGATGGTCGTCGGCGAGGCCCAGATCCTCGGCCAGCTGCGCGGCGCGTACGCCGACGCGGATGACGCCGGCACCGTCGGCAAGACCCTGCACGAGGTCACGCAGCAGGCGCTGCGGGCCGGCAAGCGGGTGCACGCCGAGACCGCCATCGACCACGCCGGCGCGTCGGTGGTGTCCGAGGCGCTGGCCGACGCCGACCGCGTGCTGGGCGGCCTGGCCGGGCGCAAGGCGCTGCTGGTCGGGGCCGGCTCGATGGGTGGCCTGGCCGCCGCGCACCTGCGCCGCGCCGGCATCGGCGAGATCGTCATCGCCAACCGCACCCCGGCCAACGGGGACCGCCTGGCCGCGGCACTGACCACCGAGGGCGTGCCGGCCCGTTCGGTCGGCCTCGACCGCCTCGACGATGAGATCTCCGCCACGGACGTGCTGCTCGCCTGCACCGGCGCGATGGACGTGGTGGTCGGAGTTGACCGGTTCGTCCCGGGCTCCCACCGCGGCCCGCTGGTCGTCTGCGACCTCGGCCTGCCCCGCGACGTCGACCCGGCGGTCGGCGACCTCGACGGCGTCACGCTGGTCGATCTGGAGACGTTGCAGCACCGTCTGGCCACCGCGCCGTCGGCGCTGGACACCGAGCGGGCCCGGCGCATCGTGGCCGACGGCGTGCGCGACTACCTGGCCGGTCAGCGGTCGGCCGCGGTCACCCCGACGGTGACCGCGCTGCGCCGCCGCGCGGCCGAGGTGGTGGACGCCGAACTGTTGCGATTGGACTCGCGGCTCCCGGACCTGGATGATTCCACTCGTGCGGAGCTGGCCAGGACGGTCCGCCGGGTGGTGGACAAGCTGCTGCACACCCCGACCGTCCGCGTCAAGGAACTGGCTTCGTCGCCCGGCGGGGCCGGCTACGCGGACGCGCTGCGGGAGCTCTTCGAGCTCGACCCGCAGGCGCCGAGGGTGGTCAGCACGCCACGGACAGTAGAGACCGAGCACGGCGGTGGAGATCGGTGA
- a CDS encoding bifunctional uroporphyrinogen-III C-methyltransferase/uroporphyrinogen-III synthase, whose translation MTTRARKTPGRVAFVGSGPGDAGLLTVRATELLARAELVVTDPDVPTEVVGLAEGAEVRPAVGEPGDVAKDLVNEARNGRSVVRLVSGDPLTLDSVVTEAQCVAKSTVDFDVVPGVPGGTAVPAYAGVALGAVHTEADVRSTVDWAGLAAAPGTLVLHATGSHLAEAASSLVENGLAPQTPVAVTAGGTAFGQRTVDTSLAALAADAGDLAGQLVVTVGSTVAGRSKLSWWESRALYGWRVLVPRTKEQAGAMSERLREHGAIPVEVPTISVEPPRSPAQMERSVKGLVDGRYQWVIFTSTNAVRAVWEKFREFGLDARAFSGVKIACVGESTAAKVRSFGIIPELIPSGEQSSEGLLADFPPYDDILDPVDRVLLPRADIATETLAAGLRERGWEIDDVTAYRTVRAAPPPADTREMIKSGGFDAVCFTSSSTVRNLVGIAGKPHTRTLVACIGPQTAETAREFGLRVDVQPEFATVPALVDALAQHAARLRAEGALPPPRKTKRLRRS comes from the coding sequence ATGACGACCCGCGCACGTAAGACCCCCGGACGCGTCGCGTTCGTGGGTTCCGGCCCCGGCGATGCCGGGCTGCTGACGGTTCGGGCCACGGAGTTGCTGGCCAGGGCAGAGCTGGTGGTGACCGACCCGGACGTGCCGACCGAGGTGGTCGGCCTGGCCGAGGGCGCCGAGGTGCGCCCGGCCGTCGGCGAGCCGGGCGACGTCGCCAAGGACCTGGTCAACGAGGCCCGCAACGGCCGCAGCGTCGTCCGGCTGGTGTCCGGCGACCCGCTGACCCTCGACTCGGTGGTGACCGAGGCCCAGTGCGTCGCGAAGTCCACTGTGGACTTCGACGTGGTGCCCGGAGTTCCCGGCGGCACAGCGGTTCCGGCCTACGCCGGTGTCGCGCTCGGCGCCGTGCACACCGAGGCCGACGTACGGTCCACTGTGGACTGGGCCGGCCTTGCCGCCGCGCCCGGCACGCTTGTGCTGCACGCCACCGGTTCGCACCTGGCCGAGGCCGCGTCCTCGTTGGTGGAGAACGGTTTGGCCCCGCAGACCCCGGTCGCGGTGACCGCGGGCGGCACCGCCTTCGGGCAGCGCACCGTGGACACCTCGCTGGCCGCGCTGGCCGCCGATGCCGGCGATCTGGCCGGGCAGCTGGTGGTGACCGTCGGCAGCACCGTCGCCGGCCGGTCCAAGCTGTCCTGGTGGGAGTCGCGGGCGCTGTACGGCTGGCGGGTCCTGGTGCCGCGCACCAAGGAGCAGGCCGGCGCGATGAGCGAGCGGCTGCGTGAGCACGGCGCGATCCCGGTCGAGGTGCCGACGATCTCCGTCGAGCCGCCGCGCAGCCCGGCGCAGATGGAGCGCTCGGTCAAGGGCCTGGTCGACGGCCGCTACCAGTGGGTCATCTTCACCTCGACCAACGCGGTGCGTGCGGTGTGGGAGAAGTTCCGCGAGTTCGGCCTCGACGCCCGCGCGTTCTCCGGCGTGAAGATCGCCTGCGTCGGTGAGAGCACCGCCGCCAAGGTTCGCTCGTTCGGCATCATCCCGGAGCTGATCCCGTCGGGTGAGCAGTCCAGCGAGGGCCTGCTGGCCGACTTCCCGCCCTACGACGACATTCTCGACCCGGTGGACCGGGTGCTGCTGCCGCGGGCCGACATCGCCACCGAGACGTTGGCGGCCGGGCTGCGCGAGCGCGGCTGGGAGATCGACGACGTGACGGCGTACCGCACCGTGCGGGCCGCGCCGCCGCCCGCCGACACCCGCGAGATGATCAAGTCCGGCGGTTTCGACGCGGTCTGCTTCACGTCCTCGTCCACCGTGCGCAACCTGGTCGGCATCGCCGGCAAGCCGCACACCCGGACGCTGGTCGCGTGCATCGGCCCGCAGACCGCCGAGACCGCCCGCGAGTTCGGCCTGCGCGTCGACGTGCAGCCCGAGTTCGCCACCGTGCCCGCACTGGTGGACGCGCTGGCCCAGCACGCCGCCCGGCTCCGCGCCGAGGGCGCGCTGCCGCCGCCGCGCAAGACCAAGCGCCTGCGCCGGTCGTGA
- a CDS encoding substrate-binding domain-containing protein has product MSSSRLAALTAVLTIALTACSGMTAAPTPTKSSVDYSAQAMQATQAAISGTYHEPAAQPRPGAPGKKLAVISSGQNAISSVVPATAVMEAARAIGWQATIYDGKLNPQSWPALVEQAVASGVDGIVLVAVDCPVVAKPLAEAKAKGIKVVGIFAFDCNDPLFGGTGPALFSSYVDFGPPVNRNIDDFSDLYGADQANTTIAQTNGAAKVILVTDNEFTSIRHVVQGFRQTIDKCATCSVVGEVDIKAADLAGPNAEAAVEKVLRDHPDANAVKSPYTAATLAAVSPAVMKTNRAGSLYVMGGEGFEPELDLIRKHQGVSAVTIIPSDWYGWAAVDTVNSLFLGQQPADSGLGWQLIDDEVNPPSNNAYKPTIDFRSAYRAAWGKTG; this is encoded by the coding sequence TTGTCCTCCTCCCGACTCGCCGCCCTGACCGCCGTGCTGACCATCGCACTGACCGCGTGCTCGGGAATGACAGCCGCGCCAACGCCGACCAAGTCCTCCGTGGACTACAGCGCCCAGGCCATGCAGGCCACGCAGGCCGCCATCAGCGGCACCTATCACGAGCCGGCGGCCCAGCCCCGGCCCGGCGCGCCGGGCAAGAAGCTGGCGGTGATCTCCTCCGGCCAGAACGCGATCAGCTCGGTGGTGCCGGCCACCGCGGTGATGGAGGCGGCACGCGCCATCGGCTGGCAGGCCACGATCTACGACGGCAAGCTCAACCCGCAGTCCTGGCCGGCGCTGGTCGAACAGGCGGTGGCCAGCGGCGTCGACGGCATCGTGCTGGTCGCGGTGGACTGCCCGGTGGTGGCCAAACCACTGGCCGAGGCCAAGGCCAAGGGCATCAAGGTGGTCGGCATCTTCGCCTTCGACTGCAACGACCCGCTGTTCGGCGGCACCGGCCCGGCCCTGTTCAGCTCGTACGTCGACTTCGGCCCGCCGGTCAACCGCAACATCGACGACTTCTCCGACCTGTACGGCGCCGACCAGGCCAACACCACGATCGCCCAGACCAACGGCGCGGCCAAGGTGATCCTGGTGACCGACAACGAGTTCACCTCGATCCGCCACGTCGTGCAGGGCTTCCGCCAGACCATCGACAAATGCGCGACCTGCTCGGTCGTCGGCGAGGTGGACATCAAGGCGGCCGACCTGGCCGGGCCCAATGCCGAGGCGGCGGTGGAGAAGGTGCTGCGGGACCATCCCGACGCCAATGCGGTGAAGAGCCCGTACACCGCGGCGACGCTGGCCGCGGTCAGCCCGGCGGTGATGAAGACCAACCGCGCCGGCTCGCTGTACGTCATGGGCGGCGAGGGTTTCGAGCCGGAGCTGGACCTGATCCGCAAGCACCAGGGCGTCTCGGCCGTCACCATCATCCCGTCCGACTGGTACGGCTGGGCCGCGGTCGACACCGTGAACAGCCTTTTCCTCGGCCAGCAGCCGGCCGATTCCGGACTGGGCTGGCAACTCATCGACGACGAGGTGAATCCGCCGTCGAACAATGCCTACAAGCCGACAATCGACTTCCGCAGCGCATATCGGGCGGCCTGGGGAAAGACCGGCTGA
- a CDS encoding TetR/AcrR family transcriptional regulator, giving the protein MTSVETVRSRDRLLAAATTLFYERGFLATSVKEITQACGFTQGALYNHFPSKDELLYQLVLDIHAELERHTVQARSAAGDDPVDQYAALVAVHVAAHSLFRERSRVGNHEYRWLSGTHLRDVLASRRRLRDELADVLTAGQQAGVFDLVGRSAATTARAVLDMCGLISEWFRDDGEVTPTEMHRRYIELALRMAGGPSTPTTWPVLPDPPVLPKL; this is encoded by the coding sequence ATGACGAGTGTGGAGACCGTCCGGTCCCGGGACAGACTGCTGGCCGCGGCCACCACGCTGTTCTACGAGCGGGGCTTCCTGGCCACGTCCGTGAAGGAGATCACCCAGGCCTGCGGCTTCACCCAGGGCGCGCTGTACAACCACTTCCCGTCCAAGGACGAGCTGCTCTACCAGCTCGTGCTGGACATCCACGCCGAGCTGGAGCGGCACACCGTGCAGGCCCGGTCGGCCGCCGGCGACGACCCCGTGGACCAGTACGCCGCCCTCGTCGCCGTGCACGTCGCCGCCCACTCCCTGTTCCGTGAGCGCTCGCGGGTCGGCAACCACGAGTACCGCTGGCTGAGCGGCACCCACCTCCGGGACGTCCTGGCCAGTCGCCGCCGGCTACGCGACGAGCTCGCCGACGTGCTCACGGCCGGCCAGCAGGCCGGCGTCTTCGACCTGGTCGGCCGCTCGGCCGCCACCACCGCACGGGCCGTGCTCGACATGTGCGGGTTGATCAGCGAGTGGTTCCGGGACGACGGCGAGGTCACGCCGACCGAGATGCACCGCCGCTACATCGAGCTGGCCCTGCGCATGGCCGGCGGCCCGTCGACCCCGACCACCTGGCCCGTGCTGCCCGATCCCCCCGTGCTGCCGAAGCTCTAG
- the hemC gene encoding hydroxymethylbilane synthase yields MNRTLRIGTRGSALALAQTGMMAERLERAGATVEIVTVTTPGDRSHAPIAEIGVGVFTSALRDALANDEVDVAVHSYKDLPTAPDPRLVLAAVPTREDPRDALVARDGMVLGELPAGSRVGTGAARRVTQLEALGLGLEMVPIRGNVDSRIRKVFDGELDAVVVAAAGLSRLGRLDVVTEFLDPIQMLPAPAQGALAVECRVDDFDTEHLLRSCLDDQASRAAVTAERAMLAALEAGCSAPVGALADVVEDLDDDGRTVLRLSLRGVAATPQNELLRASATGDLTTAEQLGRALAAELLDLGATVLSGPGSK; encoded by the coding sequence GTGAACCGGACGTTGAGGATCGGCACCAGGGGCAGTGCCCTCGCGTTGGCCCAGACCGGCATGATGGCCGAGCGGCTGGAGCGCGCGGGCGCCACGGTGGAGATCGTCACCGTGACCACCCCGGGCGACCGTTCGCACGCGCCGATCGCCGAGATCGGTGTCGGCGTGTTCACCTCGGCCCTGCGTGACGCGCTGGCCAACGACGAGGTGGACGTGGCCGTCCACTCGTACAAGGACCTGCCGACGGCGCCGGACCCGCGGCTCGTGCTGGCCGCCGTGCCCACCCGCGAGGACCCCAGGGACGCCCTGGTCGCGCGGGACGGCATGGTGCTGGGCGAGCTGCCGGCCGGCAGCCGGGTCGGCACCGGCGCGGCCCGCCGGGTCACCCAGCTCGAGGCCCTCGGCCTCGGGCTGGAGATGGTGCCGATCCGCGGCAACGTGGACAGCCGGATCCGCAAGGTGTTCGACGGCGAGCTCGACGCTGTCGTGGTCGCCGCCGCGGGCCTGTCCCGGCTCGGCCGGCTCGACGTGGTGACCGAGTTCCTCGACCCGATCCAGATGCTGCCCGCCCCCGCCCAGGGTGCGCTGGCGGTGGAGTGCCGGGTCGACGACTTCGACACCGAACACCTGCTTCGCTCTTGCCTGGATGATCAGGCCAGTAGGGCCGCTGTCACCGCCGAGCGCGCGATGCTTGCCGCGCTGGAGGCCGGGTGCAGCGCGCCCGTCGGCGCACTGGCCGATGTGGTGGAAGACCTCGACGACGACGGCCGGACGGTTCTCCGCCTGTCGTTGCGCGGGGTCGCCGCGACGCCGCAGAACGAGCTGCTGCGGGCGTCGGCCACCGGTGACTTGACCACAGCAGAGCAGTTGGGCCGGGCGCTCGCGGCCGAACTGCTTGATCTCGGCGCCACCGTGCTCAGTGGCCCGGGGAGCAAGTGA